The Corvus hawaiiensis isolate bCorHaw1 chromosome 1, bCorHaw1.pri.cur, whole genome shotgun sequence genomic sequence TATAATTCTCTTATCACAGGCACAGCGGGCAGTTTGGCACAATAAATAACTTCAGACTTGGCCGTCTCCCCAGCGTTCCTGTGGAGTGGAACGAGATCAACGCTGCCTGGGGGcagactgtgctgctgctgcatgccCTGGCCAACAAAATGGGCCTGAAGTTTCAGAGGTATATGCACTACCACACACAGTTCCCTTACAGCCCAGAGGACAGGCAGACTCGGGTGCCTTTGaattctgtctccttttttcaGATACCGTCTTGTCCCCTATGGCAACCACTCGTATTTGGAGTCCCTCACGGACAAATCCAAGGTAAGAGATCCCATACAAATCCTGGGACATTGAGCTTGAGTGCCAGAGCCCTGGTCACACTGGGGATGCAGGAAACAAACTTGGTCCCTGTGAATGTGGAGTCCAGGAGagctggctgccccagctcctccaaCATGGTAACATCTCACTCCAAAGCCAGCCAGCGGTGATAAAAGTGACAGAACTGTTGAATGACACACTACACCTGGCCAGAGGCAGATGGCATGCTTTGGGGTGATTGGCAGGTAGATGGCCTGATTGGGGATTGGTGGAAGTCAGGAACACGTGCCCACACATGGCAGGTACTTGCATAAAACCAGTCACACTTGCTCTGGGCCACAAGCCATTTCTCAGCATCTCATGACAAATTTAAGCTTCATGTGAGGTTAAAAAGCTGCACTGACCATATCAAAAACAAGTGCTTGGTGTGCCTGATACAAACCTCTTTTCCAGGAGCTCCCCCTGTACTGCTCTGGAGGGTTAAGGTTCTTCTGGGACAATAAGTTTGATCACGCCATGGTGGCATTCCTGGACTGTGTGCAACAGTTCAAAGAGGAAGTGGAAAAAGGTGAAACTCGGTTTTGTTTGCCTTACAGGTGAGTATTGCCACAAAACTGTCAAATTAACCCCAGTATGCTCCCCCTAGCACTGCTTGCTGTTTCAGTCCTGGCTTTCAGAAATCATCTGCAATTCTTTATGATGTGTGTTTGCTAGTTTCATTGAAGTTTAAAGCCAGCTCCCTTGGGGAAGTCCTGAGGCCTGCTCAattccctttaaaaacaaagtattCTGACAGGATAGCATGAATGTCAGATTTAAAATTTAGTGCTTGATGTCATAGTGAGATTAAATGTTTGCAGTAGGAATGCACTAATTAAACCTTGTGTGTGATACAGGATGGACGTGGAGAAAGGAAAGATTGAAGACACAGGTGGCAGTGGTGGCTCTTACTCAATTAAAACACAATTTAACTCTGAAGAGCAATGGacaaaagcattaaaattcaTGTTAACTAACCTGAAATGGGGCCTTGCCTGGGTCTCATCCCAATTCTATAACAAATAACTGAAGTCAGAACTtggcctggcagctgtggagtGTCTGCGTTGTGGTGGAGAAAGACAAATTAATATGTCTCTTAATATTAACCAGTACAAAATGTTTACAATACCAAAAATCCACAAGacactttatttaaaataccattATTACAAGTAGTTTATAGAAAAGCAATATGCAAAGTTGTATCATTGAGCTGAACAGAATAAAACTCAGCTATTAAATGGATTCTGAACtggtatttttggggtttatggCCACGCACGTCAATCATTGTCAAACTTCAGAACACCGTGAGTTTGATGCTGCTCTGTTACAGCTAATGCAAGGTTGGAAAAGCAGAACATTACAAACAGGGAATAATGTGGAAAAAACTCCCAGAACTCTGCCTGGTCATTGAAGAGTAACTACAGtttgaaataaagtattttctaaGTCATATCAGCACTTCTTTGTGCTACTGAACTTACACAAGGTTTGATACCATTTTAACACTGTAATctctcctgcagcctgttcctgcACAGGGCTGCACTGAGGAAACAATAAAGCTATTCCTTACTCCAGGTGTTTTCAGCCAGCAGTGCCTTGCCCAGTACAAACCCCTGGCACTAACCCCTGGCACTCACAGGGACACGcagcctgggcactgctggctgtggtAGGGCAAGAGCAAACGGGCTCCaagtgctggcagagagggaaCAATCACAGGTGAGACAGGGATTGTATAAAAGCAGCAAGAGGAGACAGCACAGCCCCGTTTGTAATGCGGGTGTGAGAGCTGCTCCCAGCGATCCCGGTCCCAGCTGAGCCCCAGGCATGGCAGCACCTTTCAAACACAACTCCTCTGAGGAGTCTCTTTGGTCAAAGGGAACTTAGATTCACAACTTAGAAGATGCAGCTCTTACAGTAAATCTTGTGGGGCATTTCTAAACGCTATGGTGCTGTTGGGCCTCCCTTCAGAGCATGAGTGCGATGCCCAGCAGGATGAGCTTTGCTAATTAACACGTGCCTGATGGGCTGTCACAGAATCCCTGGTGCCTGGGCAGTGTCACAGAGGAGAGACTTGTCAGCAGTGTGacagttcctgctgctgcaccagTGACCGGATGGACAGGGTGGTTCTATTTCTGAGGCAGAACTCTGTTCTTGGGAGATTTGGCTCCAcagttcctgtgctgctgctcggGTGTGGTGCTGCCAACTATGCGCCTCACCACAGCGTAGGAGAACTCCAGAATGCTTTGTGGAGTAATGCCAGTGATACAGTTTAAATGCTCCacaacctgaaaaaaagaaaagatacagCAGCTAAAGGCCGTCAGTTTACAGACTAACAAGAGTAACTGCTCCATGGGTGCATTTCACAGGGAGTTGTCCCATGAGATTGCTTCTCTACCTGCCAGTGAAACGTTGCCTGTGGAGTTTTGTTCTGGCTGTGAAGCACTGAAGGTGAGGATACTCACCAGTGCCAGCACATGCTGCACACAGAACTGCCCCATGCCCTCAGCTCTGACAGAGGCCCACGCGCTTTCTGCTAAAAAGACAGAGGTGTTCCCTCCCTCATGCCactcccagtgcagccccacCCGTTTCCTTGCTGTGCTGAAACAGATAAACCACCTTGGCATTGTGTCCCTGTAGAGCCAACGTGTTCAGCAGCGACTGTACCTGCTCCCAGTGGTCAGGGCTCAGGATGAACACACCTGTACTGATGACTCCAACAGCCAAGAGCATGAAATCTTCCTTCACTGTTAAAAACTtggctctgcagaaggaaaagtgtGTTCAGGTGTAAAACGCTGCTtcacagttctgctgctgcagttgcCAATGCCCAGGATATGTTGGCTTATTCAGGCCAACCAAAGCCCAATACCAGTAGCTGGAACTGACAGCGCAAGGCTGGACTTCAACAACCAGGTGAAACACTTTCCTTGCCTGTGAAGCAGCTGTGGAGAAGCATGTTGCTTTGAACTGGTGTATCAGAAACAATGATGAATGTCCCCCAaattagtttggttttttttttttaaaacatacctCAAAATGGCATAATGAGAGTTATGCTACTATTTATTAGctttttttaagggttttaaTTCCAAAGGGTTATTTTAAGTCATTGTCAGGTAAGACCCTTACATCTGCAGTTTGCTTGGTGTGGAGTTTTCGATGGCAATCTTCAGCAAAGTGTCATAGATGGTCTCTCTGGTCAGGTAGCAGAAGTCCAGTAGCTCTACACACAGCTGGTGTAAGGGTTTTGCAGGAAGCAAGCAGCCGTTGTATCCTGGCAGAGATCACACCATCAGTCCCACATTTTGGGTCACTAAATTCAATCAGGAGTGTCAGGTACCATTATGGAGAGACAGAGTTCTGAGGACAACTGCCCTGTCTCTGAATGCCACAGGATCCCTGAGCCTCAATATAATTTCACTCTGAAATTCAGGCTGTCAGACCAGAGCCAAGAAAATGGTGAGTGATTGTAGGAAATGTGGCCTGGCACGAGGTTCACAGCCTTTAAACTCTTAATCTTTTACTGAATGAGTCATGACTGGCTGTCCAACAACATTCATCACATTCTACAAAGGACAAAGTTCTTATCTAAAAAGTGAAGCCCTGGACAATCTGAACAGTTCCATGTGCAAAAATCTGTAATACGAGACATTTTGGTTCAGATTGGCAGCAGCTCTATGACCCTACTAAAAAACTTCCTTCCCGTTCTCTCTGACTGATACTCTCACCTAGAACCTCCAGAAGCAATTCCACGTAGGCCAACGGAGTTGACACATTGATGTGGAAGTGCAGAGTGTTTAAAACAGCAAGTTCCGACTCCAGCAACTCCTGTTTAGTGTAGGAGTATTTTAAGGATTGCAGAAATTTTAAAGCTGTGTCATTGGTcactctctgaaaaaaaaagagacaaaatgtcTTCCAGGCAAATAAAGCACTTGGTAGGAACAAAGTGTCCTGTCacctctctcctcctgcagctcaccCGCCTGTCCTTTGAGCTGGCATGAGAAATCCAGCTCTGACCTTTCCCACAGGTTTCCTCCACTCAATAAACCATCCCCAGTCAGGTGTGAACCCCTGTAGACACAAGATTTTTGACAACCACAGGCCAAGATTTTCctgcacttttttccccccagcactgggaacagAGCAAATTGTTACTGGATGAGTAGGAATTTGCCTGCCCTAAAGGGAATGTCATGTCCTTGGCATTTCATTATCACTACTGTCTTTCAAAAAGGAAATCTATTTTTAAGAGAGGTTCATACACTGCAGGTTTAAGCACACTGCTAAAGCAAGGGCAGGCTGAGCTGGCTTACGCTGTAGTGCAGGGAGAGCTTGCTCGCGAGCTGAACACACGACACGAGCCGCAGGACAAAGGTGTTGGCTATCTGATCCctcacagagctccagctgctcctctgcccctggTCACGACCTTTAGCGTTCCTGCTGTTATCACACATCTGCTCTACCTGCTTGATCATGAACCTACAAAACCCACAATTGCTCAGAGAATGGTTCTGTCtgctgaggaaaaggaagaaaggcaaTTCCACTGATGCTTAAGACTATACACAGAATTTATAATTTGGATTAAAGGAATGAAGAGGCAAAGCCCTCAACACGCACATTAGTCATGTGTGGTTTGTGTGAGGGGGACAGAGTGGGACAGGGCACGGGCACTACAACCACATCAGAGAATGGGAAATGCTGTTCAGGACTCTTATTACCTTTCAAGTAACTCCACTGCGTGGTACCGTGTCGATTGGTCCAAGCGCCATTTTTCAGACAGAAGGAATATAAATTCTACAAAAAGCACAGCAGTCACTCATTTCAGTCTCCTGAAGCTCACTGTACAGCTGTcacctgccccaggagctgctgtagCTAAGCCTCACCCACGATCCGTGTCTCTTTGAAGTACCCAGCCTGCTCCGGCAGCTCACTCAAGTACTGCTCGTTCTCCGTGGCCAAGTGGATCAGTGTGTCCTCAATAATTTCAGGAGCAACCCCACTGAACATGGGGCCTGAGTCACGGCCCCGGGGTTCCAATGGCACCTGAGACCCCATTTAGCGGGTCAGGGCCGAAGCCGTAAGGACAATGATTTCACCAGCCCCACAGGGACAGACCGCGAcagggctcctccagctcctcccggCCGCCTGAAGACCGCACTGGGAGGGGACGGCCCCTCGGTGGCAGGTGgcggggaaggggcgggggctcgGGCAggccccggccccggtcccGGTCCAGACCCGGCTCCCGCCGCTGCAGCGCCTCAGCGCCGTTTCCCGTCACGTGACCTCGCTCCGCCAATCAGCAGGCGCCGATGCCGCGACGGGCACGCGCTGGGCCTCAGCCAACCACTCGACGGCGCGCGCCGCTCGGGCCCTCCGATTGGCCAGCGCCCCTCCCGGATGTGGCGTCACGTCGGCGCACGAAGAAGGCGGGGGAAGATGGCGGCCCCCGGAGAGTCCGGGGAGtccggggaggcggcggcgtTCGCGCGGCGCATCGACCCGGCCCGGGAGCCGGGGCTCAGCCCCGAGCAGCGCCGCCTCATGGCGCAGGTGGAGCACGCCCAGCGCCAGCGCGCCCTGCAGCGCCGGCTCCGCAGCCGCAACGTGCTGCTGGCGCTCGGCATCGGCGCGGTGACGTTTGGCATCTGTATCCtccggggccggggcagggtggggccggggggctccggggccGCGCCCGCTGCTTTTCCTTAATTCCCCCCGCAGACGGTTACACCTTCTATTCGGTGTCGCAGGAGCGGTTCCTGGacgagctggagcaggaggcggAGGCGGCGCGGGCGCGGGCCCGGGCCCGAGCCGAGGGCGCCGCAAGCTGAGCGGGgagcgcccggcccggcccggcccggcccgtgACTGAGCTGCCGCCCTCGCCTGGCAGGATGGGCTTCTGGCACGGGGCAGCCGCGCCTGAGGGGTTCGGGCCTGCCCCCTGCTCTGCGTCGGCCGGAGAAGGCCCCGGGGGCTCTCCGCAGGCAGGGCCCCCCCGCGGGCAGACCCCGCCCTGGGGCCTCtgccggggccgtgcccatgggagggacagggacacccggCTCCCGCCACTCCCCACAATAAATCCTCTCACTGGAGACCGAGTCAGTGCCCGTTGTCAAGAATGTCTTGGGTTGAGCCCAGCTCAAGATCTTGCCCCGCTCAGGGGCTGCTGAGGGGGGattttctgttctgctctctATCATCACGCAGTGAGGCATGCAGCCACGGGTCCTGCccgacagacacacacacaagacACAGTTTGTATTCAATCCATGTTTATGAAAACACTTTCCAAACACCAGTTCATAACAAAGTGCTCCCggatcctgctgctcctggtgctgcagcagacAGGGCCACAGGGCACTCAAGCCACTCTGCAGGGTGGGCAGGCTCTGGTGCAAGGCTGAGCTGGCGGGGGACAAGCCGGGGTTCCTCAGGGCGGGCTCAGCTCCTTCCATCCACGAGGGGTGGAGACACCTGGCACCTGTCTTCCAGCAAAGAGCACCTGTGGGACAGGCCTGCAAAAGGCCAGCACTCCCGGTCCTGCGAAGCCCACggctgccctgctgcaggcCACAGCCAAGGGGAGCGGGGAGTCCAGGTtctccagggctggcactgccctccGGGAGGTGCAGGGGCTCTGCCCGTCCTGGGGATGCAGGCACTTGGATGAGGTAGTTCATGGAGTCAGTCTTGGCCAGCCAGCTACTGGGGAGAGAAGCAGCCGTGAGCCGGGAGTGCCGCGGGAGCAGCCGAGAAGGCCGTGGGCTGGGCGCTGCCCCTTACCATGCGGCCGAGGTCGTCGGCGAAGGTCACCCCCTTGTTCAGCCGCTGCTCCTGCGAGCCGGTGCTGCTGCCGCTCAGCGAGTTACGGCGCATGATGCCTGCAGGGACAGCGGCCGTGAGTGAGGGCACGGGCCTGTGCGACACCCAGCCCGGGGGTCCCCGTCCTGCGGCCCCCGCCCAGCCCGGGGGCCCTGCGGGGAgtggggagcggggccggcacCTGCGGGCTGCGCCAGCTCCAGGCGCTGCAGGCTGTTGCGACGGGAGGGGTTAAAGCTGCCCTTGGAGAGGCGGCGCTGGCGGCTGGACAGCATCGCAGCGGGCGAGACAATGCCCGGCGGTGGCTGCTTCCCCATCCGCAGGTACAGCTCCTCGATCTCCTTcttctgggcgctctgcagcagctgcacctCAGCCAGGTGCCTGGGGAGAAGAcaggggctggcagtggggcCTCGGGGAAGGGACAGCGAACACGCACGCGGGGTGGGTGGGAAGACCTGTCACCTCCCAGATGCAGCCCACCCCCCTGCTCACTTCTGTCGCAggttctgcagctcctcccagatctcCTCGTCCTCACTCTCAGTGTCATCGCTGCTCACATAGGACAAACTGCGAGAGTAGCTCAGCCACACCTGGCTCAGCATGGCCTGCGGAACGTTTTCTGTGCTCTCTTCCCCAGGGCCCTCCCGGTCGCTCCCCACTGGTGCCACAGGCACCGTGCCCCCCTCGGCTGACACCTCCTCAGCCTTGGGGTCCTGCTCCGCTGCCTCCAGCACCACATCCAAGTCACTGCTTGAGCTGTGGCCTGTGTCAGGGACCACGGGTGGCGGGGAGCCACTCGCTGCTGGCTCcgtgctgtgctgctccccgTCACTGCTGCCCAGCACTGGAGAGGTCACAGCCAGGTCCTTGGCTGGCATCACCTGGAACCGGCCCAGGACCTGGGGCTTGGTttctgctggggacaggggcagctGGTGGGGTTCAGGGCACATGGGCTGGCCGGGGCATTGcggtgccctggcacaggcacgGCTGCGCGGCACAGCCTTGGCCCTGCCCCACCTTACCTTCATTGATGGGCGAGAGCTGGGCCTTGGGCACGCTGGGGGCTGGTGCCTCCGAGATGATCAGAGAGTGGCTGGGCTTGGGGGCACTGGGCAGCACCTGTGGGCACCTGAGCACCATCAGCAGCCCCACCCCAGTcctcctgtcctctcctccccctgctgcttctgtgcccTGGGATTTGCCGCCCACTCAGCCCTCCCTGCATCCCAGTGGCTCCACAAGCCATGAggctccatcccatcccagggcAGCATCTGCAGCAACCACCCAGCCCTCCTGACACTGAGCTCCACCTcgagcagccctgggcagcccttgcACACCCACACTCACCGTGCTGCCCTCTGGACTCCCAGATGTGGATGTGCTCAGCAACTGCAGAGGACTCCCCATGGGCTCACTGCTTGTGGGGCACACTGGGGCTGGTGTTGAGGGAAGGGAGGATATGGGACCCCCGGCAGTGGGGACATCAGATCCCACTGGCTCCAGGGTCCCACTGCCAGGTGGGACTGGCTTGTCTCTGCTGGTGGGGTCAGGGTAGACAAAGCGTGGGGCACCCAGGACAAGACTCTGTGGCCGTGGCAGCATTGGTGGGTAGAGGTGCCCGCCTGAGCTGGCAATGGAGGAGACAGTGTGGGCCACGGTCATCACTGCCAGGGAGAAGACATTGGCCAGGGACAAGAGGGGGGCAGTGGGGGACAAGGGTGTGCTGGTCACAGGGGGGCTCAGGGGACTGCTGGGCTCATAGGGGACAGGGGATGTGGGGagaggctgtggggacaggagggcttggggcagggctgggggaacaGGCCCCCCTGGGGTCCTCGGGGGGGTCAGTGGGAATGCTGGTGATGATGTCAGCCAGGCAGGAGTCATCGAGACGAGAGGCCAGGTCTGGGCTGAGCCTGCAGAGAGGGAAGCATCAGGAGCAGCCCCCAAGGGCCGTCTCAGACCCCATGTCCAGGCACCCCGGAGCCTCAAGCCAGCGAGCAGCTGGCAGCCCCAGTGCAATGACCATGCCCATGCTGCCAGCGCTGGTACCTGTGGGGGACCCCAGGGGTGCCGGGGCTGCCAGCGGCTCCACAGGACTGGCCAGGGTGGTCTCCGATGGGGAGCGGCTCAGCAACGGCAGGACAGGGGACTGGACAGGGAGGCTGGGACTGGTGCAGCTCAGGTCTGTGGCATAGGGGTGACAGCCAGGCTCAGCTGGGGCAGGACATGTCCTTTGAGACCCTCTGGGCTTGGCTGAGGCCATCACCCGCCCTGCATGGGGCCTGGGGGAGACAGGAAGGGCCTGCACAGGGGCACAGACGTACCACTgagtgaggatgaggaggagatgGAGCGTGAgagcccctgcagctgcaggtccACCTGCGAGAAGGATGAGCTGAGCCCAGCACTGGGGCAGAggccccagccaggctgtgccaagCCCCCGCTGGGCCCCACCACCTgtggggacaggagctggagaCTCTTCTGGGCTGGGGAGCACCTTGACTTGTCACAGGAGCGGGCAAGTGACCGCAGGAGGACCCTGcaccccagccccctccccctGGACTCCCTGGGGCCAGGCAGCACCCCAAGCCATGCTCAGCatcagcagcttctccagcactggcagggccaggctggcacTCACGGGGCTGCCCACAGCACTCTCAGCCTCGGGGCCCTTGGGCAGCTCGGTGCTGCTGCGCCCATCCTTGCGAAGCAGGGTCTCCACGCGGTGGATGATGTCCCGGATGCGGTTGATGAAACTGTCCCGCTCCGACTTGAGGATGAACTCATTGTGGACCTGAGGGTGGAGGGGCCGGTCAGCACCCAGCACGGCCAGGCAGACCCCACCTTCACCCTCACCCTGCTCTCACCATGGCGGCTGCAATTTCCTCCGGGTTGTCTCCATCCAGGTCGAACTTGAAGGTCACCATCTTGTTGTTGTAGGTCTGCAGCTGGCACTCCACCACTCGGTCGCTCTTGTCGGAgatctgtgggcagcagggctggctcagcCCAGGAGAACCCGCCTGGCACCCGCCTGGCACCCGCCTGGCACCTGTGGCACTCACGTTGGTGATGCGCAGCCTGGAGCGGGCTCGGCGCCGCAGCAGCTTCCCCGAGGCTCGCTTGGGCGGCAGCTTGGAGCTCTGCTCGCTGGCCGAGAGCCCCTCACAGCCATCACTCATGCCCGATGCCACATCTGAGGTGTAGCTGCAGGAAGCCCCAGCTCCGGAGCATCAGCATGGCCATTCCCAAGAACCACACTCCCTGTCCAGCCCCCGCCCGACCCCCCAGCCTCACCTGTCCACTGAGGAGGAGAAGCCGCTGGCGGGGGGCAGGCGCTCCGTGGGCAGCTGCACGGCgatgctctgcagggaggggacGGGGTGAGCCGGTGCCGCAGCTGCCCTGACCCCcctcccgcccgcccgcggggcCCTGCTCACCGTGGGGAAGCAGCGCACAGGCCGGGTGGGCCGTGGGCTGGTGGGCTCCACTGCCACAAAGCTGCGAGGGGCCAGGTCCGGGGAGTCCAGGAAGCCGGAGGAGCTCAGGTACCCATCCGTCTCACAGTCGGCTGCGGAGGAGTGCTGGCATGAACCGAAGCAAGTCCCTTCCCTGGCTGGGCACCTGGGAaagggctgtggggctgggagaaggggaCGGACCCCCCACCCACCTCCCGCCCCAggtcccctgctgcccacccgGCTGTTGCTCCCTTGGTGCCTACGCACAGGTGGCTGAGGAGTAGCTGGTGTGCCGGTAGGTAAAGTGCTGGTGCTGGTCAGCTTCGGGCTCCTCAGGCTCCAGGGGGAAGGTGCTGCTGAAGACGGAGTCCCCAGAGCCAGGGGTGGCCAGGGCAGGCGTGGGGGCACCAGGTGGCAGCGGGGACTtgagctcctccagcagccgCAGGACACCTGGCGGCTGCTCTGGCTCTGCGGGTGATGGCGCGTCCTGGGCGCGCTTCAGCTTCTCCCGCTTGCGCTTGATGGCGACCACACGGTCCCGCACAGCCTTGGCCACCAGCTTGTAGTCAGCCTCACAGACAAAGCCCAGCACCACCTACACAGGAGGGAGCTCGTCACTTCGGGGAGTAGGGgccccacagcacccagggcTCCCCCATCTCTGTACCCACCATCTCCTGAGCCACCTCCTCTGCCACATCCTTGTAGAGCTCAAAGAGGAACTCGATGGCGTTGTTGTCCTTGTACTTGCCGTGCAGCTTCTTTGTGTCATCCATGCGCAGCCAGAGCTTGAGCCCAGACTTGACTCCGTCATCCTCCTCAGCCAGCTCCACATGCACCCCTGTGTCCTCCTGGAAGAAGGAAtgctccagcaggtcctggATGGTGTACCTGCAGAGGGCACAGCTCAGCGCAGGCTCGGAGCCAGGGGGGACCCTGCCACCCAGGCCCCGCTCTGCCCCCACCTCTCGTTCTTGTCCATGCGGATGCAGCCCTCGATAATCTCCTTCAGCTCTGGCACCTTCACCTTGTAGAAGCTGCTGGGCTTCAGGCCCTGGGGGTAACGAGAGTGAGCACCTCCTGTGCCAACCCACCACAGCATGGGGCTCCCAGGGCCCAGGGATGAACCAGCCCAGGGCCCCACGAGCTCTGCATGGCTCCTGTGGCCAGGCCACGTGTGCCTGCATGGGCCAGGACACCCCAGGGCTCTGAGTTTCCAccccagcaggcaggagctggcaggagccagCCATGACCGGtcagggcagctgcagtgccCCAGGCCAGCGTGGCCGAGCAGACGTGCTCCCGTTCCACCCCATTAACACACTGGCAGTGGCTGGTGCAGAGCCAGGGATGTGGGGTCTGGCCAAGCCATGGCCCCACCACCCACAGCTCCATGCCCTGCCAGAGCAACCCCTCACCGCCCAGGCTATCTTTAGCCACTCACACAGCCTGCACAGTGACACATTTTGACAGCAGCAAGGCCTGACAGCTCCAGCTGACcatccccccagccccctgtcCTGGCTCCTGTGGGATCAGCCAGCAGCATCACCCACAGCTGGGACCAGGCCTCACCGAGGTGACCTTGCGGTAGATCTGGGCGGCGTTCTGGCACTCAGAGTAGGGGTACTCCGAGGTGGCCATCTCCAGCATGCACATCCCGAAGGCGTAGACATCCACTGCCTCATCGTACTTCTCCTCATACATCTCTGGCGCCATGAACTCGGGggtgcctgcaggcagcaggagaggtcagcacccctgggacccccaccccctgcagcccccacagctcccacgAGCCCGGCCCCACCTATGACACTCTTGGCAAAGGAGGCTCGCTTGAGCGTGGCCAGGCCCAAGTCGCCAATCTTGACAGAGCCCGTGGGGCCCGTGATGAAGATGTTGTCACACTTGAGGTCACGGTGGATGATGGGGGGCGAGCGAGTGTGCAGGAAGTGCAGACCCTTGAGGATCTGCCGGCTCCAGCGCTGCAGCACCTTCAGCTTCATCTCTTTAAACCGCTTCAAATACCTGCCAGGGACCAACGGGGCTCAGACCTGTGGGGCTCAGACTCGTGCCCCAGCCTTGGCTCCAGCCCACCCTCCTCCTGTTGCCATGCCAAGCCCATCCGGACTCAGATGCCCACACAGGGCAAGCAACAAAGAGCCTCTCGGTAGGGACCCTGTTCCCTCCCCTACACGCCCCAATCACGTTTTCAGGGTGCCGGACGTCATGAGTTCTGTGACCAGCACGATGCAGATCTGGCCTTTGATAGTTGACTTCCAGGAGTCGTAGAAGCGGACGATGTTGGGATGCTGCAGCCCCTTCAGCATCTCCACCTCCTCACTGAACCGCTGCCGCTCCGTCTTCGACAGCTTCCGCGTCTGTGGGAGCCAGTGAGGGTGTGAGGGGGGCACACGGGGTCCTGCCAAGCACAGGGGGCTGCCCTGGCTACAAAAGACCCTCACGTCCCATTCCCCACTCCCTACAGGCAAGACAGAGGAGGCTTCTGTGGCCCCGGTGCAGAGCTGGGGTCAGacctgctgtgccccagcacCGTGGCTCACAcatggctggggctgccctgcaCTGTGGTCCCCCACCTGCCCACCACTCTGGGTGGGTGCACGACAGACGGGGCACCAAGGAACCCCTGCAGTTCTCCACTGCCTTGTGCTGGGACCACCCGTTCCCCCTCCCCTCACTCAGCCCCCAGCTGGAGCCCACCACCCTGCCTCAGGGCAGGGAACCCTagcctgcagctggaggggaTGTGTGGggtctctgcagagctgctgccatcctgcccTGTGCAGACCCGATGGCCGTGGCTCTT encodes the following:
- the WNK4 gene encoding serine/threonine-protein kinase WNK4 isoform X1, giving the protein MLAAEPAAAGAMSQPEAERADSGSEPQPEPEPGPGLTGRTPHRSRSRRPSGPDSRRASSRFSRRSSAELELLGYPAPDGVRGGSPPPPPSAVGLREPEETESEEVETRAVATSPDGRFLKFDIEIGRGSFKTVYKGLDTETTVEVAWCELQTRKLSKTERQRFSEEVEMLKGLQHPNIVRFYDSWKSTIKGQICIVLVTELMTSGTLKTYLKRFKEMKLKVLQRWSRQILKGLHFLHTRSPPIIHRDLKCDNIFITGPTGSVKIGDLGLATLKRASFAKSVIGTPEFMAPEMYEEKYDEAVDVYAFGMCMLEMATSEYPYSECQNAAQIYRKVTSGLKPSSFYKVKVPELKEIIEGCIRMDKNERYTIQDLLEHSFFQEDTGVHVELAEEDDGVKSGLKLWLRMDDTKKLHGKYKDNNAIEFLFELYKDVAEEVAQEMVVLGFVCEADYKLVAKAVRDRVVAIKRKREKLKRAQDAPSPAEPEQPPGVLRLLEELKSPLPPGAPTPALATPGSGDSVFSSTFPLEPEEPEADQHQHFTYRHTSYSSATSDCETDGYLSSSGFLDSPDLAPRSFVAVEPTSPRPTRPVRCFPTSIAVQLPTERLPPASGFSSSVDSYTSDVASGMSDGCEGLSASEQSSKLPPKRASGKLLRRRARSRLRITNISDKSDRVVECQLQTYNNKMVTFKFDLDGDNPEEIAAAMVHNEFILKSERDSFINRIRDIIHRVETLLRKDGRSSTELPKGPEAESAVGSPVDLQLQGLSRSISSSSSLSDLSCTSPSLPVQSPVLPLLSRSPSETTLASPVEPLAAPAPLGSPTGSAQTWPLVSMTPAWLTSSPAFPLTPPRTPGGPVPPALPQALLSPQPLPTSPVPYEPSSPLSPPVTSTPLSPTAPLLSLANVFSLAVMTVAHTVSSIASSGGHLYPPMLPRPQSLVLGAPRFVYPDPTSRDKPVPPGSGTLEPVGSDVPTAGGPISSLPSTPAPVCPTSSEPMGSPLQLLSTSTSGSPEGSTVLPSAPKPSHSLIISEAPAPSVPKAQLSPINEAETKPQVLGRFQVMPAKDLAVTSPVLGSSDGEQHSTEPAASGSPPPVVPDTGHSSSSDLDVVLEAAEQDPKAEEVSAEGGTVPVAPVGSDREGPGEESTENVPQAMLSQVWLSYSRSLSYVSSDDTESEDEEIWEELQNLRQKHLAEVQLLQSAQKKEIEELYLRMGKQPPPGIVSPAAMLSSRQRRLSKGSFNPSRRNSLQRLELAQPAGIMRRNSLSGSSTGSQEQRLNKGVTFADDLGRMLAGQD